TCCTAAACTTAGCATATAACCACTGTCAATTTAAACACTAAATCTTTCACAAGGTCTGAAGTTAAAGAGAAGAAGAGTGAAAGATTAATGCATTTTAGaaagtatttgatttttccttcttttttttgggggggtaTATATGCAAGTGTTATGCTATTGACACTATTTCTAGTGGGGGTGTTAGTGGCTTGAGCCTCATCCGGTACTGGGTCCTGTgggttatatttttcttttcagattATGGACCTCCTCGGGTATGTCCAGCTGTATCCCATTATGTATGGGTCCTGGCTGGATTGCCCTTGAATCCAACAAAATCTGCTCatgaattgaaatttttagaattaattggCAAAATTATACGAATCTCTGAAAATATAGACTTACACGAATGAcctcataaataataaatgtagaATTGTATGCTAATCTCAAAAACCCTAACCCTTGCTATTCCTCACTCGCAAGCGACCTCCCTANNNNNNNNNNNNNNNNNNNNNNNNNNNNNNNNNNNNNNNNNNNNNNNNNNNNNNNNNNNNNNNNNNNNNNNNNNNNNNNNNNNNNNNNNNNNNNNNNNNNNNNNNNNNNNNNNNNNNNNNNNNNNNNNNNNNNNNNNNNNNNNGCGCCCTCCCTATCGGCGTATTCCGTTCTCCTCTGTTCGCCTGCTGACCCCTCCGCTCTGCTACCTATTTCTGCTGTTGTCTTTGGCTGTACCATTGACAGACATTTCCCCCACCCCTTCGACTATACAGCACGAAAAAGGAACAGAAGGGCAAAATCGGCAAGTGGCTACCAGAATGGCTCGCATATCTTGCTATACATGCTTATATTGCTAGCTCCTGTTTTCCGTTTCTAACTGTTTGGGGTTCTGAAATATTAGCTAGAGTTGATGGAACCAGTTTCTGAAATTTTCATGTCGGAtccacttctttttttatcttgGGTTCTTTGTGGAACCATTTTAGGTTCCTTCCTTTCCCtaatttattgtgattttcatCAAATCCGATCTAACTTATTTTGGGTTTGATTTGTCCGGTCTGCTAACCAAGTGCAATCTGATCTCCCGTCTCTCAACCATAGTTTCTAGTCTTTTCTGTGAAGTTGCTTTATTGAACATCCAGTCATTAAACCGTATGTTTGACTGCTAGTCTGCTAGATAATGATCATCTAATAGAAGCAGCTTTGTATAAGCACGGAAATTAATGTGCTACTTATCGAGAtgtaaaaaaggaaaagtgaATTTATGCATGTACCCTTATTTTCCTGAGCCACTTTATTGTATTCTTATCTGAATGGTTTGATGTTTATATAGCTCTATCCGATATGAGATTTACTTGTATTTAGCAGTCATATCCAGTTATCCACTATGCATCATTGTTCTGtcctattgaagtattttctCTTACAATATGCTGGTGTTCAGGATTCATTTCTGTTGATTGATTTTGTCTTCAGTTCTGTTAATATCTGAATGATATAGATCTCTCATGCCATAGTCTTTCTCATTTCAGTGCCAATCCCCAGGCCAGTTTTGGATTACTGACCCCTCTCAAGCAAGACGAGCATCCTGAAAATAGGGCTACCGATCCAGAAACCATGGTAGTTGCTTGGAGCTCTAAAACTTTAATTGATGGATAGTTGAGCCAGTAATCCATGTTTTAACCGTTTATTATGTCTTCAAATTAAAGTTTCATTACGCCGAACGATTTGTTTTAAAGGATAATTCGTCCCAAAAGAAactattgttgttttttttttgtttggtttagaTCATAATACCACAACTGAAAGTGATCACCAGTGGTAACTTCTagaatttatttgatgaacATGCCCTTCTAATATGCAGGTTGATGCTGTTGATGTACATGCTGATCTCATGGATGGTGCACAGGCTCCTCGTACTCCTGGACTGGTGGATGAGCCAAATCTATCCAATGTCCAAGATGCTTCTGCGTGTGATGACCATCTGGAATCAGATTATCATTTACTTGAATCTACCATAAGGGAGAACACAAATAATGTTAATAGTGAGGGAAAACAAGAGGTGGACTGGTGTTCTCGAGATGATACAAGTTCTAATGCAGGACCTCATGGGCCACTCAAGGAGAATGGGGCGGGTGGCTTGGAAATGGAGGAAGAGAAGCCACAGGGAGAATCTCCTCTGAAAGCTGACATTGAGTTTGTTTTGTCAAAGGAAACTTCATCGGTATCTGAGCCCAGTATAAATTTAGCAGGTCAAGTTGAAGCCATGAAACCAGCTTCAGAATGCGCTAATGTATCAGAGGTTCTGCCACAGGAACATTCACCAACTATAGCTGTCAACGAAGCTAAGACTTTTCTGGCAGTTGATGAAACCTGTGATAATGATCAAGGTACAAATGAACTTAGCTTGGAAAAGAGTGCTTCTGAAACCTCTTGTTTGGTTAGCACTGGCCAGCAGGTTTGTGGTGGTGCATCAGCTAAAGATCTAGCACCAATTGGGGTTGAAGTTTCTGGCAGTGTGGGAGACACAAGTTATCAGCAGAAATCATGTCATGATGGATCAGAAGCAGCTTTAGAAAACCAGGTTGGATCTTCACTAGAGACTCCTGAAACTGTAGTTTGTCAGGAGACTACAGATTCGAGTGTATTGAACCTTGATGCTCATGACAAAGAGCCAGCTAGCGATTCTCTGGTTCTCCGGCCATGTAATTCCAACCTGGAACACCCTGATGTCGCAAAGCCTGGGTTTAGCAAGTCAACTCGTGCTGATGTAAAATCTGATTCTGCTGCCTTAGCCACTAATGAAAGGGAAGAGACAGCAACTCAAGGTTTGTTTATCAGACCTACATGCAACTTTGTTGATAAGGAGATCACAGAATGTAGCCAAATTGATCCATTCATACGCTTATGTCTTGTCAAATTCTTTTCCTATACaaatttctctctttattAAGGTACTTTTGAAGAAGATAAGAAAAGGTGCACTCTGCTTCCTGTTGCTAGTTGCATGCAACACAATCTTTTAGGTTTTAGTTTATTCAGGAGTTCATGTATTTTATTCCCAATTTTATTTGACGTCGCTAATTCAACACCTAACAACTAGAACCCTTGACAATTAATAATCAACAATAGTATTTCAGAACAGGTTTCGGTCTGATGTAGACAACAATATAACTCAGCATGGAAAAATGTGGATTGAACATGTTTGTAGCATGTGAAGTAAAACATGCTTTTCTAGAATTTTGGGGCTTCTTGTGAACGCATGAACTTAGTTTAGTTGTTAATGAAACAGATCCTATTTTAtgtatcataataaaaatccTTTTGTTGATATCGGAGGCCTTTATTTTATGGAGTGCATTTGTTTTATCAGGAGAAGCATGCTGCATACCAGTTGATTCAGAGCAAAATCTTAAGGAAAATCAAGTAAAAGAACATGTGGCAGGTGAAGATATTCAGGTGGCAACTAGTGAAGCTGATGGTCAAGTAAATAATACAAACTCACAGGATAGTTTGGTTGGCAACTTAAAAGAATCTGCTGAATCCGAGCTGCCTGCTCCTGAAAAACTGCTTTCAGTGCCAGAAGGCCACATGGATCTACATACAGACATTCTGGTAGAGGTTAGCCCTAAGGACTTTGATGTGCTTGATGAGGGTGATACTGGCAGCAAGACTGTTGCAGGCAGAAAGCGTACTTTTACTGAAAGTACACTAACGGAACAGAGTCTGAATTCAGTTGAATCCTCAAGGCAAGTCCGTGTTAAAAGAACCATAGGATCAGTTCCAGATGACGATGATTTGTTGTCTTCCATTTTAGGTATATCAGACTTCCTTTCCTGTTGTTCTATGAATGTGCTTCGGTGAGGAGGCATAGAAGTTAAAGATGTGCTTCACTTGCATTTCCCTTGAatgttttgttatttgatgagaaatattattatctcaGTTGGAAGAAAATCTTCACTTTTGAATGTAAAGCCAACACCTCCACTTTCTGAAGTGACGTCTACAAAACGTACCCGTACTGCTTCCCGTTCTGGTGCTCCGAAAAGAAAAGTGCTTATGGATGATACAATGGTTTTGCATGGCGAGTATGTTCTTCCTTGTACCACTGATAGGATTTTAGTTCTCTTTGTGCAATATATTCTatgtttttcataaatttcaacATTTTGCACGGCTGGATACATGCATTACCCTTTAGCAATTATGATGAAGTAATTTGTCCATACacttttttctgttaattttgCTATGCTTTAGCAGCTTTCTTAGTTGCTTTCAAGTATATCTGGTTTCTCCACCTTCTCCTTGATAGCAAGCAATTGCTTGTTTGCCCATGTTACTCTATAATACTAAAATGTATGTTATTTCTGTTCCTTGATAGTACAATACGGCAACAGCTGACCAACACGGAGGATATACGCCGTGTTAGAAAGAAAGCTCCATGCACACTCCCTGAAATCTCTATGATTCAGAAACAACATATGGAAGAcaacatttttcttgaatcaatATTCACTGGTGAGTTTATAATGCCAATATTGTGCATGGGGATCTTCAATTAATTACATCTTTCTTGTGATAACACAAATTTGGGATTCTTGAGTGTTGCCACCTGTTATATGTCTGTATATATCAGTCTGGATTGTATATGCAGCTCCGCCAATGATTGACCTTGATATGTTGAGGATCATTTTAGTTCCAAATTTCTGTTTTGGCCTCAGAGATGTCCCATTTCGGAGCATCTCCACTGTCAAATGATGACCTGGTATAATGGTCAGAACTACATGCTATGGCATTAGGTTTCATAGAAATGAGCTGGCATTTGATTTAATGAAACATGATTTACATCCAATATTCCTTTATTTGAGAGAAATCATTTAGCTTAGCCATATTGTTTCTTTGGTCtttcttctatttcatttaattattctttgttGATTAAAGACACTGTTTCAGTGGAGGATGTATCcttgattcaatttttcatgcatTGTGGATTGGCATATTGTGTTGCAACAGGCACCATGTCAGGCGATTGCTTTATTCTTTTCCATTTGTTTTTACAGGCATGTCAGTTGAATTGGCATCTTTGCACGGCCAAGTGTACGATTTAAGTCGAATCAGGGTGTGCCAAAGTGATGTTTCTGTTGAAATTGTGAATGAACCGAGGATGCATTcgcaaaatgatgaaaatggtaTTTCCCTCGAAACTATAGTTGAACCAAACTTAGGTTCCGTGAATGACAAAAGTGGTGCTTCTGTTGAAACTCAGTCTGAATCGCATTTAGCTTCTTCAAATCATGGAAATCATGATATGAAAGATGATAAGCGACCTGGAAAGGCTAACGTAACAGAAGAAAGTCAGCAGGAGGTAAAGAATGAGCTTTTGATGGTTGGAAACAATGGGATAGCTGATCTCAGCAAGAATTCTCTGTTGGGCGAAAATAGGCTGGAAGAAGTCGACTGCACGAGTACAGAAGTTAATGTGAGTACAGAAGTTAATGTCAGTCAGGAGCAGATTAAGCCTACTAGTGATTTTGGGGCTGATGATTCACAGCAGGCACTTTCGCTGGATTTAGATGGAGTAGGAACCTGTCTAGGAAATGCTGGTACTGATAATCCTGCTGTTATTGCTGAAAGTGAGCTATTAGACTCCACTAGAAATGCTACCAGTGGTGTAGAAAATGCTTCAGCAGTAATGGTTCAGAGTACTTCTTTAAATGAATCTGTTGAGACAAATTCTTATGTGAATATGGATGCAACAGCTGTTGTTTCGGATCAGGAGACAGCTCTACCGTCAGTATCATTGGACTATGCAGATATGGATGACGGACAAGCAATTGTTAGAAATGAAATTACAGAGAAGTATGGTGATGCTAATGCGATTGGCGAAACTGAAGTTGGAGGAAGGGATGTTTTTCTTCCAGATGTGGCTCAAGATGCTGGTGTTGCTGAGCAGGTACCAACTACCAACCATGGAGGCCTGGAGTATAATAATGTTCAGactgaaatttataatactacATCTGAAGAACAGGGAGAAGTGGAAAATTTGTATCCAGCAATAGTAAGCATGCTGGAAGACAGCTCCACGAATAATGGTGAAAATCTAAAACATCCTGAAGGTTATCTACCCAACATGACGGATGCAGAAACTTCTGGTTTTGACCTGCATGATCAAGATGTaagtcattttcttgtttatagAACCTAACCGAATCTATCTGCCCCGGTTACATGTAGATTGGATAAAGCGAATGTTGGCCAACGAAAAGTGACATAAGagtgaataattattatatgttgtTCGGTTACTTTACAAAAACATTCCTGAATAGGTCCTCATCTCAATGCTGATTGTTAGCTCTGCAAGTATTGCAGCTATTACACAATCCATGATCTTTGGGGCAATATAAGGGAGCGTACTGCCAATCCATTCTGAGAGATGTTGCTAAAGAAACACTTGTTAGATTTTGATAATAAGCTAAACCTTATAGTATTGGGCTATATAGTCTGAGACAAACATGTTTTCAGGCAAGTATTCCTTCTGGAATGCTTTTAAACTGGTAAATAAAATGCTCTTGAGTTCCCAACTAAATCTTTCAGTCTGGACATTAAGAACCTATTCTTTTCATGATTTTGGTCTGTGTTGCATCTATATGCTTCTAGATTTTAGACTGTTTTAAAACTTTCCTTTCTGTTTCTTAACTTTGATGAGTTTTTTAACTATTGTGTGCCTCTATGGTGCAGGAATTAAATTATCTGGCTGCTGGAAATGATACAGGTCTGCCTCTAACTTCTTGACTAGATCACCCTCTTGCCAACCTTagaacatgaaaaataaaaaaagaactaaaacaattgacaaaattattcCAACAAGCCTTGTAGAGGAGAGGCCTTAGTTCAAATGCTAAAAAATgttgtttcatttatttaccGTATTTGAAGATTAGTTCTCCATTGAGGTTAGGTGTGTTAATTGAGGTCCATTCAGCTGTTGATCGTCAAGAAAGGGAACCATCCTTTGACAAAAGCTTGGTATCTCTAGACATATTGCCCACGAATGGTAGAAATGTGGTTAGCAAAACCAGAATACACTGAACTATCAATTATCAGCCAAACAATGAACCTTTTCGATATTTTGCTTGTCCAAATTATggaaatttatgaatttgataAAGCAGAATATAAAACTGAATTTACTTTAGTATTTCACTGAAATGCAAGTTTGAATTGCCACAGTTTGACTTCTACAAGCAGTTCAAAAGTATGAATCGTGAAATAtgttaatgttttaaaatttttatccatGACAAACATACATGaacttaataatttgaattccAATTGAAGCAATTGATCATTGTCTCAATGAATACAATACCtgtaatgtattttaatagGAGTATTGAAACAGTTCAATAGCTGACTAAACATAAAATCCTATAAAGTAGGACTCCACGAGCAAACTGAATACTGGTTTTTGCTTGACGGAAAAACCAAGTACCTGGATTTCACTATTCATACAAGCCTTATATTTTGCTGTTCAGTTTTGGGCTGTACACGTGTGTCTACACACTACCTGTTGGACGCCTCCTAAAGTTACTATCTGGTGTTGGCTCAGCACAATCCTCAGCATGCTTAATTgttgacttttcttttttgttgctttATCCATCTTGTTTGTACTGCAACTATCTCATCGATCTTTTGGGAAATTTAGGAAATTAATCACATCATACATTTGAGTTTAGTTGGTTATGGCTTATGGAATGCTATTGCTGTTTTATGTCTTTATGGGATTATGTAGGCTTGACTTATATGTCTTTGAGCTTTCAGAGTTT
This region of Sesamum indicum cultivar Zhongzhi No. 13 linkage group LG4, S_indicum_v1.0, whole genome shotgun sequence genomic DNA includes:
- the LOC105161188 gene encoding sister chromatid cohesion 1 protein 4, with amino-acid sequence MFYSQFILAKKGPLGTIWIAAHLERKLRKNQVADTDIGVSVDSILFPEVPIALRLSSHLLLGVVRIYNRKVNYLFDDCSEALLKVKQAFRSTAVDLPPEESKAPYHSITLPETFDLDDFELPDSDIFQGNYVDHHISSREQITLQDTMEGVSYSTSKFGLDERFGDGDASGLDLDEELFVDKMPSAGHVVESANPQASFGLLTPLKQDEHPENRATDPETMVDAVDVHADLMDGAQAPRTPGLVDEPNLSNVQDASACDDHLESDYHLLESTIRENTNNVNSEGKQEVDWCSRDDTSSNAGPHGPLKENGAGGLEMEEEKPQGESPLKADIEFVLSKETSSVSEPSINLAGQVEAMKPASECANVSEVLPQEHSPTIAVNEAKTFLAVDETCDNDQGTNELSLEKSASETSCLVSTGQQVCGGASAKDLAPIGVEVSGSVGDTSYQQKSCHDGSEAALENQVGSSLETPETVVCQETTDSSVLNLDAHDKEPASDSLVLRPCNSNLEHPDVAKPGFSKSTRADVKSDSAALATNEREETATQGEACCIPVDSEQNLKENQVKEHVAGEDIQVATSEADGQVNNTNSQDSLVGNLKESAESELPAPEKLLSVPEGHMDLHTDILVEVSPKDFDVLDEGDTGSKTVAGRKRTFTESTLTEQSLNSVESSRQVRVKRTIGSVPDDDDLLSSILVGRKSSLLNVKPTPPLSEVTSTKRTRTASRSGAPKRKVLMDDTMVLHGDTIRQQLTNTEDIRRVRKKAPCTLPEISMIQKQHMEDNIFLESIFTGMSVELASLHGQVYDLSRIRVCQSDVSVEIVNEPRMHSQNDENGISLETIVEPNLGSVNDKSGASVETQSESHLASSNHGNHDMKDDKRPGKANVTEESQQEVKNELLMVGNNGIADLSKNSLLGENRLEEVDCTSTEVNVSTEVNVSQEQIKPTSDFGADDSQQALSLDLDGVGTCLGNAGTDNPAVIAESELLDSTRNATSGVENASAVMVQSTSLNESVETNSYVNMDATAVVSDQETALPSVSLDYADMDDGQAIVRNEITEKYGDANAIGETEVGGRDVFLPDVAQDAGVAEQVPTTNHGGLEYNNVQTEIYNTTSEEQGEVENLYPAIVSMLEDSSTNNGENLKHPEGYLPNMTDAETSGFDLHDQDELNYLAAGNDTEFLNVDDDELTEIADDMADAEETKNTENSGWSSRTRAVSKYLQSAFAKEAECGRKSLSLDNLLTGKSRKEASRMFFETLVLKTRDYIHVEQRNPFDDITIKPRTRLMKSDF